Part of the Nostoc sp. ATCC 53789 genome, CACTCTTCTACTTCTGTGGCAAATAGCAAGGGGATAACGTCTTGCCCATCCTCTGGGGATAGCATGGATGAGGCATCCTCCGGGGTGGGGTCGCCCAAGCGATCGTGCAACTCATCAAAAACTGGGTAACAAAAGGTTGCTAACCACGCATCTTCAACAACATTTCCTTCTGCCAGCAATTCGACAATCTGACGCAGCCAATCAACTCCAGATAGCAATAAACTTTGTAACTGGGTGTCAATTTCTAGAGAATTTTTTTTAGTTTTTAAAACTTTAAAGGAATCTTCCAAACGATGGGATAAATGACTTAGCGATTTAAATCCCATCATCCCCGCGCCACCTTTAATAGAATGAGCGGCCCGGAGTGCAGCATTGATTTTCTCTAAATCAATGCGGTTAGTAGTATCAATTTCTAACAATACCCCTTCTAAGGTATTTAAGTAATCAGTTGCTTCTTCCAGAAACTGCATCTGGATTTCTAATTCTTTGTCTTGTAACATGGTTTTTGTCCTTAGTTATTGGTCAATAAATTTTGGATTTTAGATTGCCGATTTTAGATTTTTCTTCCAATCCAAAATCTAAAATCTAAAATCTAAAATTTGTATGGTCATTTGTCACCGGTCATTAGTAAATGACAAATGACAAATGACAAATGACAAAATTAACTAACTTTGAAAGCCTCGACAGTCTCTTGTAACTGTTGAGAAATCTCCACCGTTTGTTGTAGAGATTCGGAAACTTGACGAGAAGAATCACTGGTGCGTTGTGATATAGCAGCAATATCTTTCATCAATTGGCTAACACTTTGTGATGTTTCAACTTGAGATGCAGTTGCACTGGAAATCGACTGTACTAAGGAGTCAATTTGACGCGATACATCTAAAATTTCACTCAAGCTTTGTTTCGCCTCCTCCACGATTAGAGTCCCTTCTACCACTTGGGTAGTGCCTATTTCCATCGCTTGAACCACTTCACTGGTTTCTCGTTGGATATTTTCAACAATTTGTTCAATTTCTTGGGTTGCTGCGGCACTTCTGACTGCTAATTCGCCGACTTCTTCAGCAACTACGGCAAAACCTTGACCTTCTTCACCTGCACGCGCTGCTTCAATGCCGGCGTTAATGGCTAGTAAGTTAGTTTGAATGGCGATTTGGTTAATCAAGGAAACTACACGGGAAATTTGTTGCGAAGATTCTCCCAAACGTTTCACCTTCTTAGCAGTTTCACCCACAGTTTCCCGTAAAGATAGGATATTTTGTACTGTCAAATCCATCGCGTGTCCACTCTTGGTAGCAGTGTTAGCGGCATGATTGGCAACGAAAGCAGCTTTTTCGGCGCTTTCGGCTACAGCTTTCATGGATTGGGTCATTTGGTCAACAGCATCTAGGGTGCGGTTGATTTCGGCAGCTTGCGTAAGCGCTTCTTCTGCTAGGTGGCGCATTGCTCCTTCGTTAGAGCCAATGGCAGTATTAACGTGGGTGGCAGCTTTTTGAACTTGGGTAACAATATCGCGGAGACTTTCGACAATTGAGTTGAAAAAGTCGGCAACAGTGCCGATTTCTCCAGCCGTCACGTCTGCACGTACCGTCAAGTCGCCTCTGGCTGCACCTTCTACGTCGTTGAGTAGTTCTAAAAGTTGTTGTTGCAGTGTTTCTTTTTGATGCCGTTCATCGTCAGAATCGGTGATTCCAATATTCCTAACTTGTTCTATCTCCTCTAATAACTTGGCTTGTTCTAAGGCATAGCCAACTTGAGTTGTTATCTGTTGAAATAAGTCAATTTCCGGCTGTTGCCAAATATGAACAGTTTCGCAATGATGAGCAATTAATAAGCCTAAAAGTTTTTCTTGAGCAAGAATTGGTACAACCAAATTACCTTTTACGGCAAATTTTTCTAATAGTTGAATGTAACTATTGGCATTTTTCAAACTTTGGTCTTGATGAATATTTGCAACTGCTTGCACCTGTCCATCACTCTCGATTTCTATATAACGTTCCCGAAAATAAGGATCGTCGATTTTCACTCCGAGCATTTCCGGCCAATTACCAGTTACCGACTCCGCAACAACAACGCCATCCCGATTATCTGAATTCAGGCTATAAATTATTACTCGGTCTGTTTTTAGAACTTGCTGAACTTCTTTCACTGCTGCGTGATAAATATCTTCAGTTTTCAGACTTCTCCGAATTCGTAAGGTAATATCTGCTAGTAATTTTGCCCCTTCAACATCTACTTCTTGTTCTTTAACTAAAACCTGCAATTGTTCGGCCATCAGGTTGATATTTGCACTCAATACCCCTAATTCGTCTTCTCTTTCGATTTCCACACGGGTATTGAATTTACCTTGACCAAGCTTTGTTAATGCCGCAGTTGCATTGAGAATTGGCAGTGTAGTAAGTTTAGCTAACCAAGATGCGATCGCACCCACAATCAATGCTGTCAGTGCTGTACCAATCGCTATAGTCCACAACAATTGTCTTTGCGGCTCAAATACAGTTGCAGTGTCTGTGGACAAAAGTACTTGCCAGTTTAAATCAGGTAAGCCATCTAGCTTGGTGGCTGGTACGTAGCTGACTAATTTTTGTTTTTTGTCCGTTTTAGGAACATCTATAAAACTATCTACCTTGTTTGCTGTCAGCAGTTTGGGTAAATTAGCATACTCTCCCTTTGCCTCTTTCCCCAATAATCCCTTTTGGGGACTCAAGAAAACTGTTCCTGAAGCATCAAGCAACTGGTATTGTTGTCCATTGGCTACGTAGTTTTTGATGACTTCTTCTAAGGATGTTACAGGCAGCCGCGCTCTTACTACACCAATGGTTTGACCTGTCCTTTTCTCTTTCACAGGTGCAGCTATATAAATACTCACTACACCAGCATTTTTTACTGCTTCCGGTTTACTGATGACAGGAGTATCTTTTTGTAAAGCATCTTGAAAGTAGGTAAAGTCTTTTTGATTTTCCAGGGGTTCGCCTGTGGATTGGACAATTAAATTACCTTGACGATCAAAAACAGCCACGCTGTCATAAGCTTTGTAGACTTCGACAATTCGATCTAAAACTGCTTGTTTTTGTGAATTGCTGATACTATCTTGGGAACTTGTCAAAAAAGGCAAACTTGATATTACCTGAATATCTCCGTAGCGTCCCCACATGAAGCGGTTAATTTTATCACTTAAACCAGTTGCTTCAGCTTGTTGAGACTGGGTAATTTGCTTAGTAATGGACTTGTTGGCAAAAGTAAAAGCGATCGCACCAATGCCCAATACTGGTATTGTACCGATTGCGATCGCTAAAATAGTCGCCTTCTTAGCCAATCCGAGTTTTGTAAAAAAGGCAAAAGCCTGATTCAGCGAAGAATTATTAGCAGTTCCGCTACTATTCTTAGTTGGTAGTTTTATGACACCACTAGTTATTTTTTGCGATGAAATTAGCGATGCTCTATTTTGAGCGCTGTTACCTTGATTTGTGTTGGTTTTATTAAACA contains:
- a CDS encoding methyl-accepting chemotaxis protein, producing the protein MFNKTNTNQGNSAQNRASLISSQKITSGVIKLPTKNSSGTANNSSLNQAFAFFTKLGLAKKATILAIAIGTIPVLGIGAIAFTFANKSITKQITQSQQAEATGLSDKINRFMWGRYGDIQVISSLPFLTSSQDSISNSQKQAVLDRIVEVYKAYDSVAVFDRQGNLIVQSTGEPLENQKDFTYFQDALQKDTPVISKPEAVKNAGVVSIYIAAPVKEKRTGQTIGVVRARLPVTSLEEVIKNYVANGQQYQLLDASGTVFLSPQKGLLGKEAKGEYANLPKLLTANKVDSFIDVPKTDKKQKLVSYVPATKLDGLPDLNWQVLLSTDTATVFEPQRQLLWTIAIGTALTALIVGAIASWLAKLTTLPILNATAALTKLGQGKFNTRVEIEREDELGVLSANINLMAEQLQVLVKEQEVDVEGAKLLADITLRIRRSLKTEDIYHAAVKEVQQVLKTDRVIIYSLNSDNRDGVVVAESVTGNWPEMLGVKIDDPYFRERYIEIESDGQVQAVANIHQDQSLKNANSYIQLLEKFAVKGNLVVPILAQEKLLGLLIAHHCETVHIWQQPEIDLFQQITTQVGYALEQAKLLEEIEQVRNIGITDSDDERHQKETLQQQLLELLNDVEGAARGDLTVRADVTAGEIGTVADFFNSIVESLRDIVTQVQKAATHVNTAIGSNEGAMRHLAEEALTQAAEINRTLDAVDQMTQSMKAVAESAEKAAFVANHAANTATKSGHAMDLTVQNILSLRETVGETAKKVKRLGESSQQISRVVSLINQIAIQTNLLAINAGIEAARAGEEGQGFAVVAEEVGELAVRSAAATQEIEQIVENIQRETSEVVQAMEIGTTQVVEGTLIVEEAKQSLSEILDVSRQIDSLVQSISSATASQVETSQSVSQLMKDIAAISQRTSDSSRQVSESLQQTVEISQQLQETVEAFKVS